In Drosophila simulans strain w501 chromosome X, Prin_Dsim_3.1, whole genome shotgun sequence, one DNA window encodes the following:
- the LOC6725261 gene encoding vanin-like protein 1, which yields MVWQLDFGHRSIMKSIQLSLLLLTAIFSSSHQLSKPEDPTYTAAVVEHSQPVGDSPRARTISASASFQKIIREVGDVDIIVFPEHIINSQATATFVPHESQNITPCYQTDYELFLIELSCSARANQLYVVINVVEKELCAHGAGSDTYNPCPSTGVRYFNTNVVFDRRGRVVSRYRKSHLWRHEYVSTSVLRTPDISIFRTDFGVTFGHFICFDMMFYDPAVKLVKEHKITDIVYPTYWFSELPFLGAVQLQEGWAFGNDVNVLAADASKPDGRTSGSGIYAGRGGRLVAEIFEQPTTKLLIAEVPKREHGQLAPTFTPLFTPQRKTPRLTGLATYRDNNVDIFESELLDEDFLSFERQLCHGSFCCAFSIERKVTSAAENEVPSSGAKSYRYRIGVYWGNETTVIGVDRTEQATCALFACTDVRLASCGYIYPENEEVINTHHFTKLSISGNFPAAPRGRRLIMPSTLNALFLPVSVSDYEWIESPEAANNVDKPILVDLKLAKPQNDLLTFAIWANYYTEIPSTHNLDHMQPNATQSSPSTSASSTVSVFWILCALSCLISWS from the exons ATGGTTTGGCAGTTGGATTTCGGCCACCGTTCCATTATGAAGTCGATTCAATTGAGTCTTCTACTCTTGACAGCGATCTTCAGCAGTTCGCATCAG CTTTCCAAGCCGGAAGATCCAACCTATACGGCAGCAGTGGTGGAGCACAGCCAGCCAGTGGGCGATTCTCCGCGGGCACGCACCATCTCAGCTTCGGCATCTTTCCAGAAGATCATCCGCGAAGTCGGCGATGTGGACATCATAGTGTTTCCCGAGCACATAATCAACAGTCAGGCCACGGCCACCTTTGTGCCCCATGAGTCGCAGAACATAACGCCCTGCTACCAAACGGACTATGAGCTCTTCCTCATCGAACTATCCTGCTCGGCGAGGGCTAACCAGCTATATGTGGTCATAAACGTGGTGGAGAAGGAACTGTGCGCCCATGGAGCTGGTTCCGACACCTACAATCCTTGTCCATCGACTGGCGTGCGGTACTTCAACACGAATGTGGTGTTCGATCGAAGGGGCAGGGTTGTCTCGCGGTACAGGAAATCCCATTTGTGGCGACACGAGTATGTCTCGACATCAGTGCTCCGAACTCCGGATATATCCATCTTTAGAACAGACTTTGGCGTAACCTTTGGCCACTTTATCTGCTTCGACATGATGTTCTATGATCCGGCGGTGAAATTGGTGAAGGAGCACAAGATCACGGACATCGTGTATCCCACCTACTGGTTCTCGGAACTGCCATTCCTGGGCGCAGTGCAACTCCAAGAGGGTTGGGCATTTGGTAATGATGTTAATGTCCTGGCCGCAGATGCCAGTAAGCCCGATGGACGCACTTCCGGATCGGGTATCTATGCAGGACGCGGTGGCCGATTGGTTGCGGAGATTTTCGAGCAGCCCACCACCAAGTTGCTGATTGCGGAGGTGCCGAAGCGGGAACATGGCCAACTGGCACCCACTTTCACGCCGCTCTTCACGCCGCAGAGGAAAACGCCAAGATTGACTGGCCTGGCCACGTATCGGGATAACAATGTGGATATATTCGAAAGTGAACTGTTGGACGAGGATTTTCTGAGTTTCGAACGCCAGTTGTGCCATGGCAGCTTTTGCTGTGCCTTCTCCATCGAACGAAAGGTCACCAGCGCCGCGGAGAACGAGGTGCCCTCCAGTGGGGCCAAGTCGTATCGCTATAGGATCGGCGTCTACTGGGGCAACGAGACCACAGTCATTGGCGTGGATCGCACGGAGCAGGCCACTTGTGCACTCTTTGCCTGCACGGATGTGCGTCTCGCCAGCTGTGGCTACATCTATCCGGAGAACGAGGAGGTCATCAATACGCACCACTTCACCAAGCTGAGTATCTCGGgcaattttccagctgctCCACGTGGCCGACGATTGATCATGCCCAGCACCTTGAATGCTCTATTCCTGCCCGTTTCGGTTTCGGATTATGAATGGATTGAATCACCAGAGGCGGCGAATAATGTGGACAAGCCCATATTGGTCGATTTGAAACTAGCGAAGCCGCAGAACGATCTGCTCACCTTTGCCATTTGGGCCAACTACTACACCGAGATACCCAGCACCCACAACTTGGATCACATGCAGCCGAATGCAACTCAGTCCAGTCCCTCGACTTCCGCATCCTCGACAGTGTCGGTATTCTGGATTTTATGTGCCCTCAGCTGTCTCATTTCTTGGTCATAA
- the LOC6725262 gene encoding UDP-xylose and UDP-N-acetylglucosamine transporter has product MALNLKALLGMLFVFIGCCSNVVFLELIIQIDPGAGNLITFAQFLFIALEGLVFTSKFFTVRPKIALKDYVILVALFFGANVCNNYAFNFNIPMPLHMIFRSGSLMANMIMGIVLLKKRYNLRQYSSVAMITAGIILCTLVSSGDVKDNTHHSLKVDTSYSDFFWWTVGIGLLTIALLVTAYMGIYQEVIYKKYGKHPSEALFFTHMLPLPGFLIMAGNIVQHFGIAWSSEPVAVPLLGAIGLEWKFPLMLFYLLCNVVTQYVCISAVYVLTTECASLTVTLVVTLRKFVSLLFSIIYFRNPFTLNHWVGTILVFFGTILFANVINQVRDAYRARSGRKTRFDTAPLAKKVE; this is encoded by the coding sequence ATGGCTCTAAACCTGAAGGCCCTGCTGGGCATGCTGTTCGTGTTCAtcggctgctgcagcaacgTCGTCTTCCTGGAGCTGATCATTCAGATCGATCCGGGCGCGGGTAACCTGATCACCTTCGCCCAGTTCCTGTTCATCGCGCTGGAGGGCCTGGTCTTCACCTCCAAGTTCTTTACGGTGCGACCGAAGATTGCGCTGAAGGACTACGTCATCCTGGTGGCCCTGTTCTTTGGGGCGAACGTGTGCAATAACTATGCCTTCAACTTCAACATACCCATGCCGCTGCACATGATCTTCCGCAGCGGATCACTGATGGCCAACATGATCATGGGCATTGTGCTGCTGAAGAAGCGCTATAATCTGCGACAGTACAGCTCCGTGGCCATGATCACGGCGGGCATTATATTGTGCACGCTGGTCTCTAGTGGCGATGTCAAGGATAATACGCATCACAGCCTCAAGGTGGATACCTCCTACTCCGATTTCTTCTGGTGGACGGTGGGCATTGGCTTGCTGACGATCGCCCTGCTGGTGACCGCCTACATGGGCATCTACCAGGAGGTGATATACAAGAAGTACGGCAAGCATCCCAGCGAGGCCTTATTCTTTACGCACATGTTGCCTCTGCCCGGTTTTCTGATCATGGCCGGCAATATAGTCCAGCACTTTGGCATCGCATGGTCGTCGGAACCAGTGGCCGTGCCACTGCTGGGAGCCATTGGACTGGAGTGGAAATTCCCGCTGATGCTGTTCTACCTGCTGTGCAACGTGGTCACCCAGTATGTTTGCATCAGTGCCGTCTACGTCCTGACCACCGAATGTGCCTCGCTAACCGTCACGCTGGTGGTCACCCTGCGCAAGTTCGTCTCGCTGCTGTTCTCGATCATCTATTTCCGGAATCCATTCACCCTGAACCATTGGGTGGGCACCATCCTGGTATTCTTCGGCACAATACTCTTCGCCAATGTGATCAACCAGGTGAGGGACGCCTATCGGGCCAGGTCGGGCCGGAAGACCCGCTTCGACACCGCTCCGCTGGCCAAGAAGGTCGAGTAA
- the LOC6725263 gene encoding myosin regulatory light chain sqh — protein MSSRKTAGRRATTKKRAQRATSNVFAMFDQAQIAEFKEAFNMIDQNRDGFVEKEDLHDMLASLGKNPTDDYLDGMMNEAPGPINFTMFLTLFGERLQGTDPEDVIKNAFGCFDEENMGVLPEDRLRELLTTMGDRFTDEDVDEMYREAPIKNGLFDYLEFTRILKHGAKDKDEQ, from the exons ATGTCATCCCGCAAGACCGCCGGACGTCGCGCCACCACCAAGAAGCGCGCCCAACGCGCCACCTCCAATGTGTTCGCCATGTTCGATCAGGCGCAGATCGCCGAGTTCAAGGAGGCCTTCAACATGATCGACCAGAACCGAGATGGCTTCGTCGAGAAGGAGGATCTGCACGATATGCTGGCCTCGCTGGGCAAGAACCCAACGGACGACTATCTCGATGGCATGATGAACGAGGCGCCCGGACCCATCAACTTCACCATGTTCCTCACGCTCTTCGGCGAGCGGCTGCAGGGCACCGATCCCGAGGATGTGATCAAGAACGCCTTCGGCTGCTTCGACGAGGAGAACATGGGCGTCCTGCCCGAGGATCGCCTGAGGGAGCTGCTGACCACCATGGGTGATCGGTTCACAGACGAGGAT GTGGACGAGATGTATCGGGAGGCGCCCATCAAGAACGGTCTGTTCGACTACCTCGAGTTCACGCGCATCCTTAAGCACGGTGCCAAGGACAAGGATGAGCAGTAA